The proteins below come from a single Rhodococcus sp. WMMA185 genomic window:
- the tsf gene encoding translation elongation factor Ts, translating to MANYTAADVKRLRELTGSGMMACKNALAEAEGDFDKAVEQLRIKGAKDVGKRAERTTAEGLVVSRDGVLLEINCETDFVAKNEDFLKLAESIVAVAAAAKPADIETLKALELDGKTVDEVVQERSAKIGEKLELSRIASFDGQVAVYLHKRSADLPPAVGVLVEYTGEGETAAEAARGAAMQVAALKAKYVTRDEVPEDIVAGERRIAEETARSEGKPEQALPKIIEGRVTGYFKDVVLLEQSSVQDSKKPVKAVLDEAGVTIKRFVRFEVGASS from the coding sequence ATGGCGAACTACACCGCCGCTGACGTCAAGCGGCTCCGCGAGCTCACCGGCTCCGGAATGATGGCCTGCAAGAACGCTCTCGCCGAGGCTGAGGGCGACTTCGACAAGGCCGTCGAGCAGCTGCGCATCAAGGGTGCCAAGGACGTAGGCAAGCGCGCCGAGCGCACCACGGCCGAGGGCCTGGTCGTCTCCAGGGACGGCGTCCTGCTCGAGATCAACTGCGAGACGGACTTCGTTGCGAAGAATGAAGACTTCCTGAAGCTCGCCGAGTCGATCGTGGCGGTCGCCGCGGCCGCGAAGCCCGCCGACATCGAGACGCTCAAGGCACTCGAGCTCGACGGCAAGACCGTCGACGAGGTGGTCCAGGAGCGGTCCGCGAAGATCGGTGAGAAGCTCGAACTGAGCAGGATTGCTTCCTTCGACGGACAGGTCGCGGTTTACCTGCACAAGCGCAGTGCTGACCTCCCGCCCGCCGTCGGCGTTCTGGTCGAGTACACCGGCGAGGGCGAGACGGCCGCCGAGGCAGCCCGTGGTGCTGCCATGCAGGTCGCTGCCCTCAAGGCGAAGTACGTCACGCGTGACGAGGTCCCCGAGGACATCGTCGCGGGTGAGCGCCGTATCGCCGAGGAGACGGCCCGCTCCGAGGGCAAGCCGGAGCAGGCCCTGCCGAAGATCATCGAAGGCCGTGTCACCGGTTACTTCAAGGACGTCGTGCTGCTCGAGCAGTCTTCTGTGCAGGACTCCAAGAAGCCCGTCAAGGCAGTCCTCGACGAGGCCGGCGTCACCATCAAGCGCTTCGTTCGCTTCGAGGTCGGTGCTTCGAGCTAG
- the pyrH gene encoding UMP kinase, which translates to MTEPVSERMGFQRVLLKLGGEMFGGGKVGLDPDVVTRVAQQIAGVVRSGVQVAVVIGGGNFFRGAELQQRGLDRARSDYMGMLGTVMNCLALQDFLEKEGIDSRVQTAITMGQVAEPYIPLRAQRHLEKGRVVIFGAGMGMPYFSTDTTAAQRALEIGAEVVLMAKAVDGVFTADPNVDPDATMYSQITHREVIERGLKVADATAFSLCMDNEMPIMVFNLLTEGNIARAVSGDKIGTLVKS; encoded by the coding sequence ATGACCGAACCAGTCAGCGAGCGTATGGGATTCCAGCGAGTCCTTCTCAAGCTCGGCGGAGAAATGTTCGGTGGTGGGAAGGTCGGCCTCGACCCCGACGTGGTGACAAGGGTGGCGCAGCAGATCGCCGGAGTGGTGCGCTCTGGTGTTCAAGTGGCAGTCGTCATCGGCGGCGGGAACTTCTTCCGTGGAGCGGAACTGCAGCAGCGAGGACTCGATCGTGCGCGCTCCGACTACATGGGAATGCTCGGGACCGTGATGAATTGCCTTGCTCTGCAGGACTTCCTGGAGAAGGAAGGTATCGACAGCCGTGTTCAGACGGCGATCACGATGGGTCAGGTTGCTGAGCCGTACATTCCGCTGCGAGCCCAGCGGCATCTGGAGAAGGGCCGAGTCGTGATCTTCGGCGCCGGTATGGGAATGCCCTACTTCTCGACTGACACGACGGCAGCGCAGCGTGCTCTCGAAATCGGCGCAGAGGTGGTCCTGATGGCCAAGGCGGTCGACGGGGTGTTCACCGCGGACCCGAACGTCGATCCGGACGCCACGATGTACAGCCAGATCACGCACCGGGAAGTGATCGAGCGGGGACTCAAGGTGGCTGATGCGACCGCTTTCAGCCTGTGCATGGACAACGAAATGCCGATCATGGTGTTCAATCTGCTGACCGAGGGGAATATCGCTCGGGCAGTGTCCGGTGACAAGATCGGGACGCTCGTCAAGTCATGA
- the frr gene encoding ribosome recycling factor yields the protein MIDEALFEAEEKMEKAVNVAKDDLGSIRTGRANPGMFNRIGVDYYGSFTPISQLASINVPEARLVVVKPYEAAQLGPIETAIRNSDLGVNPTNDGNLIRISVPQLTEERRRELVKQAKSKGEDAKVSIRSVRRKAMDELSRIQKEGEAGEDEVGRAEKELDKTTARYVGQIEELVKHKEAELLEV from the coding sequence GTGATTGACGAAGCTCTCTTCGAGGCCGAGGAAAAGATGGAGAAGGCCGTCAACGTGGCCAAGGACGACCTGGGCTCGATCCGGACCGGCCGCGCGAACCCGGGCATGTTCAACCGCATCGGAGTCGACTATTACGGGTCATTCACCCCGATCAGCCAGTTGGCGAGCATCAATGTGCCTGAAGCGCGCCTCGTAGTGGTCAAGCCCTACGAGGCCGCGCAGTTGGGTCCGATCGAGACTGCCATTCGTAACTCCGACTTGGGTGTGAACCCCACCAACGACGGAAACTTGATTCGCATCTCCGTTCCCCAGCTCACCGAGGAGCGTCGACGCGAGTTGGTGAAACAGGCCAAGTCCAAGGGCGAGGACGCCAAGGTGTCGATCCGCAGCGTGCGCCGCAAGGCGATGGACGAGCTCTCGCGGATCCAGAAGGAAGGCGAAGCAGGCGAGGACGAGGTCGGGCGCGCCGAGAAGGAACTCGACAAGACGACCGCCCGCTATGTCGGGCAGATCGAAGAACTTGTCAAGCACAAGGAAGCCGAGTTGCTTGAAGTTTAG
- a CDS encoding phosphatidate cytidylyltransferase, producing the protein MKPEGEPSRESNAGPKSKAGRNLPAAIAVGVGLGVSLIVVLIYVPLVWIAVVAAAMAVATWEVTKRLREETDISAPRIPLLLGGQAILWLGWPFGPVGVLGAFAGTVLVCMIWRLFESGLKATPQNFLRDTAVTVFVASWIPLLASFAVLMVLQEDGAGRVFCLMIAVVCSDVGGYAAGVLFGKHPMVPAISPKKSWEGFFGSLLFCVIGSILSVTLILDANLMIGVLLGVALVITATIGDLIESQVKRELGIKDMGTLLPGHGGIMDRLDSLLPSAFVTWLVLTALV; encoded by the coding sequence ATGAAGCCGGAGGGCGAGCCCTCGCGGGAGTCGAATGCCGGCCCGAAGTCGAAGGCAGGGCGAAACCTGCCCGCGGCGATCGCGGTCGGGGTCGGGCTCGGAGTCTCCCTGATCGTGGTTCTTATCTACGTTCCGCTGGTGTGGATAGCCGTAGTTGCGGCTGCGATGGCCGTCGCTACGTGGGAGGTCACCAAACGGCTCCGAGAAGAGACCGACATCAGCGCGCCCCGGATTCCGCTTCTCCTCGGCGGTCAGGCGATTCTGTGGCTTGGGTGGCCCTTCGGTCCGGTCGGTGTACTCGGCGCTTTCGCGGGGACGGTGCTGGTCTGCATGATCTGGCGCCTATTCGAGAGCGGCCTGAAAGCGACGCCGCAGAACTTCCTCCGAGATACCGCGGTCACTGTATTCGTGGCCTCGTGGATCCCGCTGCTGGCGTCGTTTGCGGTTTTGATGGTGCTACAGGAAGACGGTGCCGGTCGGGTCTTCTGCCTGATGATCGCCGTGGTCTGTTCCGACGTGGGCGGCTACGCGGCGGGCGTCCTCTTCGGCAAACATCCGATGGTCCCCGCGATCAGCCCCAAGAAGTCGTGGGAGGGATTCTTCGGGTCGCTGCTGTTCTGCGTGATCGGCAGCATCCTTTCGGTCACCTTGATCCTCGACGCGAACCTGATGATCGGTGTGCTCCTCGGTGTCGCTCTGGTGATCACCGCAACGATCGGAGATCTCATCGAATCTCAGGTCAAGCGAGAACTGGGTATCAAGGACATGGGCACGCTTCTGCCCGGGCACGGCGGCATCATGGACCGTCTCGACTCGCTGCTGCCGTCGGCGTTCGTGACGTGGCTCGTGTTGACGGCCCTCGTCTAA
- a CDS encoding class I SAM-dependent methyltransferase, whose product MTIPSPNIWHWPGMYEVENRAQDVDGAIFRHLRAVFDWTGNTVVDVGCGSGFHLPVFAESAHAVIGVEPHPPLVGLARQRVAGMRNVQVVDGSAERIPLADASVDLVHARTAYFFGPGCGPGIGEALRVLRPGGVLVVVDLDATAHPYGAWMCADLPQYRPASVEAFFAAQGFDLARVDTRWMFPDRESLRGVLGIEFTKRTAARAFAQTPGLSLDVRYRVHSRRKSALLEIP is encoded by the coding sequence GTGACGATCCCGAGTCCGAACATCTGGCACTGGCCGGGAATGTACGAGGTCGAGAACCGAGCTCAGGACGTCGACGGAGCGATTTTCCGGCATCTGCGAGCGGTCTTCGACTGGACCGGCAACACCGTCGTCGACGTCGGCTGCGGATCGGGGTTCCATCTACCCGTCTTCGCGGAATCCGCCCACGCCGTGATCGGTGTCGAACCGCACCCGCCGCTGGTGGGCCTGGCCCGGCAGCGGGTGGCCGGAATGCGGAACGTGCAAGTGGTGGACGGCTCCGCGGAGCGGATCCCCCTCGCCGATGCGAGCGTGGATCTCGTGCACGCCCGCACCGCCTACTTTTTCGGTCCTGGGTGTGGCCCCGGCATTGGCGAGGCATTACGCGTCCTACGGCCTGGGGGAGTGCTGGTGGTGGTAGATCTCGACGCCACCGCCCATCCGTACGGCGCATGGATGTGTGCGGACCTTCCGCAATACCGTCCGGCGTCCGTTGAAGCATTCTTCGCGGCGCAAGGCTTCGACCTTGCGCGAGTGGATACGCGGTGGATGTTCCCCGACCGCGAATCGCTGCGCGGGGTGCTCGGCATCGAATTCACGAAGCGGACGGCGGCGAGGGCGTTCGCACAGACACCGGGCTTGTCGCTCGACGTGCGCTACCGCGTACACAGCCGACGAAAGTCAGCCCTCCTCGAAATACCCTGA
- a CDS encoding HpcH/HpaI aldolase/citrate lyase family protein, producing METADPRTADPQASLAPRIAAEQARSWLLVPGGRPENFEAAQSSAADAVILDLEDAVTPGRKPQARTDVVEWLSEHGRAWVRINDATTPYWAEDLDALSGVPGLEGVMLAKTESGMQVDATAERLREGTRILALIESAVGLEAAPEIARTEATFRLAFGSGDFRRDTGMDDSPLAMAYPRSRLAIASRAARICAPIDGPTLGTDVDALSRAAALTLSMGMTGKLCMTIAQTGPVNDALSPSPAEAKWASEVIADLGEDGSRVRDGSDVPKLAKAKKINALARIFDIAPRS from the coding sequence ATGGAGACAGCCGACCCCCGGACAGCCGACCCCCAGGCCTCGTTGGCACCGCGCATCGCGGCCGAACAGGCAAGGTCCTGGCTACTGGTTCCGGGCGGAAGACCCGAGAACTTCGAGGCGGCTCAGTCCAGCGCCGCGGACGCGGTCATCCTCGACCTCGAGGATGCGGTCACTCCTGGCCGCAAACCGCAGGCCCGCACCGACGTGGTCGAGTGGCTCAGTGAACACGGTCGAGCGTGGGTACGCATCAACGACGCCACCACCCCGTACTGGGCCGAGGACCTGGATGCGCTCAGCGGTGTTCCCGGCCTCGAGGGCGTCATGCTCGCCAAGACCGAGAGCGGCATGCAGGTCGACGCCACAGCGGAAAGGCTGCGCGAAGGCACGAGGATTCTCGCCCTCATCGAATCCGCGGTAGGCCTCGAGGCTGCACCCGAAATTGCACGCACTGAGGCCACGTTCCGACTCGCATTCGGCAGTGGTGACTTCCGCCGCGACACGGGCATGGACGACTCACCTCTGGCAATGGCGTACCCGCGATCGAGGCTGGCGATCGCCAGCCGAGCGGCGCGCATCTGCGCCCCAATCGATGGCCCCACCCTCGGCACCGACGTAGACGCCCTGAGCAGGGCCGCGGCCCTGACCCTGTCGATGGGCATGACCGGAAAGCTGTGCATGACGATCGCGCAGACGGGGCCGGTCAATGATGCGCTGAGCCCGTCTCCCGCTGAGGCCAAGTGGGCGTCCGAGGTCATCGCAGACCTGGGAGAAGACGGATCTCGCGTTCGAGACGGCAGCGATGTACCCAAGCTCGCGAAGGCGAAGAAGATCAACGCGCTCGCGCGAATATTCGATATTGCCCCACGGTCGTAG
- the rlmN gene encoding 23S rRNA (adenine(2503)-C(2))-methyltransferase RlmN gives MVASLPLVFNAPRRGMPSRHLADLDSSERREAVESLGLPGFRADQLARQYYARLEADPEKMTDLPAAVRGQVGSALFPTLLTPIRHVDCDRGETRKTLWRACDGTLLESVLMRYPDRATLCISSQAGCGMACPFCATGQAGLQRNLSTAEIVDQVRAAAAALRDGEVAGGPGRLSNVVFMGMGEPLANYKRVVAAVRRITSPAPDGLGLSQRSVTVSTVGLAPAIRKLADEGLSVTLAVSLHTPDDELRDTLVPVNNRWPVAEVLEAARYYADKTGRRVSIEYALIRDVNDQPWRADLLGKKLRKALGALVHVNLIPLNPTPGSQWDASPKPVEKEFVRRVLAQGVSCTVRDTRGQEIAAACGQLAAES, from the coding sequence ATGGTTGCTTCTCTTCCTCTCGTGTTCAACGCTCCCCGGCGGGGGATGCCCTCTCGACATCTCGCGGACCTCGACTCCTCCGAGCGGCGAGAGGCGGTTGAATCGCTGGGTCTGCCTGGTTTCCGCGCAGACCAACTGGCCCGCCAGTACTACGCGCGTCTCGAGGCAGATCCCGAGAAGATGACCGATCTTCCGGCGGCAGTCCGAGGGCAGGTCGGCTCCGCACTCTTCCCGACGCTGTTGACTCCGATCAGGCATGTGGACTGCGACCGGGGGGAAACGCGCAAGACGCTGTGGCGGGCGTGCGACGGAACACTGCTCGAAAGCGTCCTCATGCGCTACCCCGACCGCGCGACGCTGTGTATATCCAGCCAGGCAGGGTGCGGCATGGCCTGCCCCTTCTGCGCAACCGGCCAGGCCGGACTGCAGCGCAACCTGTCGACAGCCGAGATCGTCGACCAGGTGCGGGCTGCGGCGGCCGCGCTGCGGGACGGCGAGGTGGCCGGCGGCCCGGGCAGGTTGTCGAACGTGGTCTTCATGGGGATGGGCGAGCCACTAGCCAACTACAAGCGCGTTGTAGCGGCTGTCAGGCGCATCACCTCGCCGGCCCCGGACGGACTCGGGTTGTCGCAGCGGTCTGTGACGGTGTCGACGGTCGGGTTGGCTCCCGCCATCCGCAAGCTCGCCGACGAGGGTCTCAGCGTTACGTTGGCGGTGTCACTGCACACACCCGACGACGAACTGAGGGACACTCTGGTTCCGGTCAACAACCGGTGGCCGGTGGCCGAGGTTCTCGAGGCCGCCCGGTATTACGCGGACAAGACAGGCAGGCGGGTCTCGATCGAGTACGCATTGATACGAGATGTCAATGATCAGCCGTGGCGGGCAGATCTGCTGGGAAAGAAGTTGCGCAAAGCCCTGGGCGCTTTGGTGCATGTGAATCTGATTCCGCTCAACCCCACACCGGGTAGCCAATGGGACGCGAGCCCGAAGCCGGTGGAGAAGGAGTTCGTCCGGCGCGTGCTCGCCCAAGGCGTGTCCTGCACGGTGCGCGACACCCGCGGCCAGGAGATCGCCGCAGCCTGCGGTCAACTCGCGGCCGAGAGTTGA
- a CDS encoding DUF2631 domain-containing protein encodes MAGTQLEPSSSDPMTAAHVDTAEVPSAAWGWSGEAPKTFRFFGWFFAAFLLTMIIGNHTGRVEDWWLVGSAALLVVILVRDIVIRRKPR; translated from the coding sequence GTGGCCGGTACCCAGTTGGAGCCCTCATCCAGCGACCCCATGACGGCCGCGCACGTCGACACCGCGGAGGTTCCGTCGGCGGCCTGGGGCTGGAGTGGCGAGGCTCCCAAGACGTTCCGATTCTTCGGATGGTTCTTCGCGGCCTTCCTGTTGACCATGATCATCGGCAACCACACCGGCCGGGTCGAGGACTGGTGGCTGGTCGGCAGCGCAGCGCTGCTGGTAGTCATCCTCGTCCGCGACATCGTCATTCGCCGCAAGCCTCGGTAG
- the dxr gene encoding 1-deoxy-D-xylulose-5-phosphate reductoisomerase: MDETRPTRVLLLGSTGSIGTQALEVVAANPDKFEVVGLSAGGGNVDLLAQQIRDTGVSSVAVADPRAAAALELPGVLSGPDAATELVRTTEADVVLNALVGSLGLEPTLAALETGASLALANKESLVAGGPLVTAAAAPGQIVPVDSEHSALAQCLRGGRADEVDRIVLTASGGPFRGWSAEDLESVDPTRALAHPTWSMGPMNTLNSATLVNKGLELIETHLLFGIDYDRIDVTVHPQSIVHSMVTFIDGSTLAQASPPDMKLPIALALGWPDRVAGVAAACDFTTASTWDFEPLDANVFPAVDLARDAGKGGGCLTAVYNAANEVAAHAFLDGLIRFPAIVRTVGMVLSEADEWSVPPANVEDVLAADGWARERARQLVKQEG, from the coding sequence GTGGATGAAACCAGGCCCACTCGTGTCCTACTGCTCGGCAGCACCGGTTCGATCGGTACCCAAGCGTTGGAGGTGGTGGCCGCCAACCCGGACAAGTTCGAAGTTGTCGGCCTGTCCGCGGGAGGGGGAAACGTCGATCTGCTCGCGCAACAGATTCGGGACACGGGTGTGTCGTCCGTTGCAGTCGCAGATCCTCGGGCTGCTGCCGCGCTGGAGTTGCCGGGTGTGCTGAGCGGACCGGACGCGGCAACGGAACTGGTGCGGACCACCGAGGCGGACGTCGTCCTCAACGCGCTTGTCGGATCCCTGGGGCTCGAGCCGACCCTGGCAGCACTGGAGACGGGGGCGAGTCTCGCGCTGGCGAACAAGGAGTCCCTCGTCGCGGGCGGACCACTCGTGACGGCTGCCGCGGCGCCGGGTCAGATCGTTCCCGTGGACTCCGAACACTCCGCGCTGGCGCAATGCTTGCGTGGGGGGCGCGCGGACGAGGTGGACAGGATCGTACTGACCGCGTCCGGCGGGCCGTTCCGAGGCTGGAGCGCCGAAGACCTCGAGAGTGTGGACCCGACACGGGCGCTGGCCCATCCCACCTGGTCAATGGGTCCGATGAATACGCTCAACTCCGCGACGCTCGTCAACAAGGGACTCGAGTTGATCGAGACTCACCTGCTGTTCGGTATCGACTACGACCGGATCGACGTCACCGTCCACCCGCAGTCCATCGTGCACTCGATGGTCACGTTCATCGACGGCTCCACGCTGGCGCAGGCCAGCCCACCGGACATGAAGTTGCCGATCGCACTTGCGCTGGGCTGGCCGGACCGGGTGGCGGGAGTAGCGGCGGCGTGCGACTTCACGACGGCGTCGACGTGGGATTTCGAGCCGCTCGACGCGAACGTCTTTCCCGCTGTCGACCTGGCACGGGACGCGGGCAAGGGTGGCGGATGCCTCACCGCCGTCTACAATGCCGCCAACGAGGTCGCGGCTCATGCATTCTTGGACGGCCTCATCCGATTCCCGGCGATCGTTCGCACCGTCGGGATGGTGCTTTCGGAGGCGGATGAATGGTCGGTTCCACCGGCTAACGTGGAAGATGTTCTAGCCGCCGACGGCTGGGCGCGTGAGCGGGCACGTCAACTCGTGAAGCAGGAAGGCTAG
- a CDS encoding M50 family metallopeptidase produces MIFVVGVVLFALGIALSIALHEAGHMWVAKAAGMKVRRYFIGFGPKIFSFRRGETEYGLKALPLGGFCDIAGMTAMDELAPDEEDRAMYKKATWKRLAVMSGGIVMNFALGLVLIFVLAVGWGLPNLNTPPATALGDMSCAPATQSEDGRVASCTGEGPAQQAGLERGDVVTSVGGTPVDTWAQVVSETQKLTGPVDYTVERGGETLTFTVVPQEVQRYVIDPETGEKSSKTVSAIGVGPDYYLPTQYNALAAIPASVAFTGDMFTMTAERLVQLPGKVVDLWQSVTGGERDMDTPISVVGASVIGGEVAERGLWEVFILLLASLNFFLGMFNVLPLLPLDGGHMAVAVYERFRDFFRNRRGLPSGEPVDYMKLLPVTYVFIVVGGAYMLLTLTADIVNPIQLFQ; encoded by the coding sequence ATGATTTTCGTAGTGGGCGTTGTTCTCTTCGCCCTCGGGATCGCCCTGTCGATCGCGCTTCACGAAGCGGGTCACATGTGGGTGGCGAAAGCCGCCGGCATGAAGGTGCGTAGATATTTCATCGGGTTCGGGCCCAAGATCTTCTCGTTCCGGCGCGGGGAAACGGAGTACGGTCTCAAAGCGCTTCCGCTCGGGGGCTTTTGCGACATCGCCGGAATGACGGCGATGGACGAGCTGGCGCCCGACGAAGAAGACCGGGCCATGTACAAGAAGGCAACCTGGAAGCGGCTCGCCGTGATGTCGGGCGGCATCGTCATGAACTTCGCGCTCGGTCTGGTTCTGATTTTCGTGCTTGCCGTCGGGTGGGGGCTGCCCAACCTCAACACTCCGCCTGCGACGGCGCTCGGCGACATGAGTTGCGCACCCGCGACCCAGTCCGAGGACGGTCGGGTCGCCTCGTGCACGGGTGAAGGTCCTGCCCAGCAAGCCGGCCTAGAGCGGGGCGATGTAGTCACCTCCGTGGGCGGCACCCCGGTCGATACGTGGGCGCAGGTTGTGTCCGAGACGCAGAAGCTGACCGGGCCCGTCGACTACACGGTCGAGCGCGGGGGCGAGACCCTCACATTCACTGTGGTACCGCAGGAGGTGCAGCGGTATGTGATCGATCCGGAGACCGGTGAGAAGTCGTCGAAGACGGTCAGCGCGATCGGCGTCGGACCCGACTACTATCTCCCGACTCAGTACAACGCGTTGGCGGCGATCCCGGCTTCGGTCGCGTTCACGGGTGACATGTTCACGATGACAGCGGAGCGCCTCGTTCAGCTGCCCGGCAAGGTTGTGGATCTGTGGCAGTCCGTGACCGGTGGGGAGCGTGACATGGACACTCCGATCAGTGTCGTCGGTGCCAGCGTCATCGGTGGCGAGGTGGCGGAGCGCGGATTGTGGGAGGTGTTCATCCTCCTGCTGGCGAGCCTCAACTTCTTCCTCGGAATGTTCAACGTCTTGCCTTTGCTCCCGCTCGACGGCGGGCACATGGCCGTGGCGGTGTACGAGCGTTTCCGGGATTTCTTCCGCAACCGTCGGGGACTGCCGAGCGGTGAGCCCGTCGACTACATGAAACTGCTGCCCGTCACCTACGTTTTCATCGTCGTCGGCGGTGCTTACATGCTCCTGACTCTGACCGCCGACATCGTCAACCCGATCCAGCTCTTCCAGTGA
- the ispG gene encoding flavodoxin-dependent (E)-4-hydroxy-3-methylbut-2-enyl-diphosphate synthase translates to MTSPVGLGMPEGPAAVLAPRRKTRQLQVGGVGVGSDFPVSVQSMCTTKTHDVNATLQQIAELTASGCDIVRVACPRQEDADALATIAKKSQIPVIADIHFQPRYIFAAIDAGCAAVRVNPGNIKEFDGRVKEVAKAAGDAGIPIRIGVNAGSLDPRLMRKYGKATPEALVESALWEASLFEEHGFGDIKISVKHNDPVIMVEAYRQLAAQCDYPLHLGVTEAGPAFQGTIKSAVAFGALLAEGIGDTIRVSLSAPPAEEVKVGTQILQSLNLRPRKLEIVSCPSCGRAQVDVYKLADEVTAGLEGMEIPLRVAVMGCVVNGPGEAREADLGVASGNGKGQIFVKGKVIKTVPEAQIVETLIEEAMRIAEEMDSDSTSGSPVVTVS, encoded by the coding sequence GTGACCAGCCCGGTCGGACTAGGAATGCCGGAAGGCCCGGCCGCGGTTCTCGCGCCCCGGCGCAAGACCCGCCAACTCCAGGTTGGTGGGGTTGGTGTAGGCAGTGACTTCCCGGTGTCCGTGCAGTCGATGTGCACCACCAAGACCCACGACGTCAACGCCACCCTGCAGCAGATCGCCGAGCTCACCGCATCCGGCTGCGACATCGTGCGTGTCGCCTGCCCGCGCCAAGAGGATGCCGACGCGCTCGCGACGATCGCCAAGAAGAGCCAGATCCCGGTCATCGCCGACATTCACTTCCAGCCGCGCTACATCTTCGCCGCGATCGACGCCGGCTGTGCGGCCGTTCGTGTGAATCCCGGCAACATCAAGGAGTTCGACGGACGGGTCAAGGAGGTCGCGAAAGCGGCCGGGGATGCAGGCATCCCGATCCGGATCGGTGTCAATGCAGGCTCGCTCGATCCGCGCCTGATGCGCAAATACGGCAAGGCGACGCCCGAGGCCCTCGTGGAGTCGGCACTGTGGGAGGCGAGCCTGTTCGAGGAACACGGCTTCGGCGACATCAAGATCTCGGTCAAGCACAACGACCCGGTCATCATGGTCGAGGCTTACCGCCAGCTGGCCGCCCAGTGTGACTACCCGCTGCACCTCGGTGTGACCGAGGCCGGCCCGGCGTTCCAGGGCACCATCAAATCTGCTGTCGCGTTCGGCGCACTGCTGGCCGAGGGCATCGGTGACACGATCCGGGTGTCTTTGTCCGCGCCGCCGGCCGAGGAGGTGAAGGTCGGCACCCAAATCCTGCAGTCGCTGAACCTGCGTCCGCGGAAGCTCGAGATCGTGTCGTGTCCCTCGTGCGGTCGCGCACAGGTCGATGTGTACAAGTTGGCGGACGAGGTCACAGCCGGACTCGAGGGCATGGAGATCCCGCTGCGCGTGGCCGTGATGGGGTGTGTCGTCAATGGTCCTGGCGAGGCTCGGGAGGCTGATTTGGGTGTTGCCTCCGGGAACGGCAAGGGACAGATCTTCGTCAAAGGCAAAGTCATCAAGACCGTGCCCGAGGCGCAGATCGTGGAGACTCTGATTGAAGAAGCGATGCGGATAGCGGAGGAGATGGACAGCGATTCGACGTCCGGATCACCCGTGGTGACGGTCAGCTGA
- a CDS encoding GNAT family N-acetyltransferase, giving the protein MLKLLGAKQLSSRDTALALRVLDSDPVATCMVAARVEQGGTDPRMIHGELWSRGGPLESLCFSGANFVPLRGSTDDMRAFADRACRTPRMCSSLVGRAELTLPLWEMLELDWGPAREVRADQPLLALASEPLCRPDPLVRQVRMRELDQYLPAAVAMFIEEVGVDPRANDDGRGYRRRVANLIAAGRAWARFEDGQVVFKAEVGSVSSRVGQIQGVWVHPMYRGRGHGAAGTATVAQAVIAEGRVASLYVNSFNTIARSTYSRIGFSQVGTFATILLD; this is encoded by the coding sequence ATGCTCAAGCTCCTTGGTGCAAAACAGTTGAGCAGTCGAGACACGGCGCTCGCGCTTCGTGTCCTCGACTCCGACCCTGTCGCTACGTGCATGGTCGCCGCGCGAGTAGAGCAAGGCGGAACCGACCCTCGGATGATCCACGGAGAGTTGTGGAGTCGTGGCGGGCCGCTCGAGTCGTTGTGTTTCTCCGGCGCGAACTTCGTACCGCTGCGGGGAAGCACGGACGATATGCGGGCGTTTGCAGACCGCGCATGTCGGACACCGCGCATGTGTTCGTCCCTGGTCGGGCGTGCCGAGTTGACCCTGCCGCTCTGGGAGATGCTCGAACTCGACTGGGGGCCTGCCCGTGAGGTCCGCGCTGATCAGCCGCTGCTGGCCCTGGCGAGCGAACCGCTGTGCCGACCCGACCCCCTGGTGCGTCAGGTGCGGATGCGTGAACTCGACCAGTACCTTCCGGCCGCTGTCGCGATGTTCATCGAGGAGGTCGGCGTCGATCCCCGCGCAAACGACGATGGTCGTGGCTACCGCCGCCGCGTCGCGAACCTCATCGCAGCCGGCCGGGCGTGGGCCCGGTTCGAGGACGGTCAGGTGGTCTTCAAGGCCGAGGTGGGGTCGGTGTCCTCCCGGGTCGGGCAGATTCAGGGCGTCTGGGTACATCCGATGTACCGGGGGCGCGGACACGGCGCGGCCGGTACGGCGACAGTAGCTCAGGCAGTCATTGCCGAGGGCCGAGTCGCCAGCTTGTACGTCAAC